In Triticum aestivum cultivar Chinese Spring chromosome 5B, IWGSC CS RefSeq v2.1, whole genome shotgun sequence, the following proteins share a genomic window:
- the LOC123111647 gene encoding ferrochelatase-2, chloroplastic — protein MECVRSGALDLGRSGKFLGKSGSTTSCGKVRCSTNLAGSTKCEQNLHGKVKPLLLSASGKARGTSGLVHRSPVPKHQHHLSVRSTSTDVCTTFDEDVKGVSSHAVEEKVGVLLLNLGGPETLNDVQPFLFNLFADPDIIRLPRLFRFLQRPLAKLISTFRAPKSKEGYASIGGGSPLRKITDEQANALKVALKSKNLEADIYVGMRYWYPFTEEAIDQIKKDKITKLVVLPLYPQYSISTSGSSIRVLQNIVKEDPYFAGLPISIIESWYQREGYVKSMADLIEKELSVFTNPEEVMIFFSAHGVPLTYVKDAGDPYRDQMEDCIALIMEELKSRGTLNDHTLAYQSRVGPVQWLKPYTDEVLVELGQKGVKSLLAVPVSFVSEHIETLEEIDMEYRELALESGIENWGRVPALGCTSSFISDLADAVVEALPSASAMATRKVKDTDSDMDMMHYLTKMFFGSVLAFFLLLSPRLVSAFRNTLH, from the exons ATGGAGTGCGTCCGCTCCGGGGCTCTTGATCTGGGGCGCTCCGGGAAATTCTTGGGGAAGAGCGGCTCCACGAC GTCATGTGGTAAAGTCAGATGTTCTACAAACCTTGCTGGTTCTACCAAATGCGAGCAAAACTTGCATGGGAAGGTTAAACCCTTGCTGTTGTCAGCAAGTGGAAAAGCAAGGGGAACCTCTGGTTTGGTTCACAGAAGTCCGGTACCTAAACATCAGCACCATCTTTCTGTGAGATCCACCTCTACCGATGTATGCACTACTTTTGATGAAGATGTCAAAGGTGTATCTTCACATGCTGTTGAGGAAAAGGTTGGAGTGCTCTTATTAAATCTTGGTGGTCCAGAGACCCTCAATGATGTTCAACCATTTTTGTTCAACCTCTTTGCTGATCCA GATATCATCCGACTCCCTAGGCTGTTCAGGTTTCTTCAAAGACCACTGGCCAAACTTATTTCTACTTTTAGAGCTCCTAAGAGTAAAGAGGGGTATGCCTCAATTGGTGGTGGATCACCTCTGCGGAAAATTACCGACGAGCAG GCAAATGCTTTGAAGGTTGCACTAAAAAGTAAGAACTTGGAAGCAGATATATATGTTGGAATGCGGTATTGGTACCCATTCACCGAAGAAGCCATCGATCAG ATTAAGAAGGATAAAATTACAAAGCTTGTGGTTCTTCCATTGTACCCTCAATACTCCATATCAACAAGCGGGTCTAGCATCCGCGTTCTCCAAAACATTGTCAA GGAAGATCCATACTTTGCTGGCTTGCCAATTTCCATTATTGAATCTTGGTACCAGCGTGAGGGCTATGTGAAATCAATGGCTGACTTAATTGAGAAGGAACTATCAGTTTTTACGAATCCTGAAGAG GTTATGATATTCTTCAGTGCACATGGAGTACCACTTACTTATGTTAAGGATGCTGGAGATCCATACAGAGATCAGATGGAAGACTGCATTGCTTTGATCATGGAGGAGTTGAAATCCAGAGGAACCTTGAATGACCATACTCTGGCTTACCAG AGTCGCGTGGGACCAGTTCAATGGCTTAAGCCATATACTGATGAAGTTTTAGTTGAACTTGGTCAAAAGGGTGTAAAGAGTCTCCTGGCTGTCCCAGTAAG CTTCGTGAGCGAGCATATCGAGACACTGGAGGAAATCGACATGGAGTACAGGGAGTTGGCTCTAGAGTCGGGCATTGAGAACTGGGGCAGGGTTCCAGCTCTTGGATGCACTTCATCCTTCATCTCGGATCTCGCTGACGCTGTCGTCGAAGCCCTTCCCTCTGCCTCCGCGATGGCGACCAGAAAGGTCAAGGATACTGACTCTGACATGGACATGATGCATTACCTGACCAAGATGTTCTTTGGCTCGGTCCTGGCCTTCTTCCTGCTGTTATCACCGAGGCTAGTTTCCGCTTTCCGGAACACTCTTCATTGA